Part of the Archangium lipolyticum genome, GCCGATGACGACGATGTTCTCGCGGGGAGGCAGCTCGCCACCGAGCTGGAAGTGCTCGCGCAGGCGCAGGTACGGCAACGGCTCGCCGCGCAGGTTGATGAAGCCGGTGCGGCCGGGGTGGCGCTCGTCCAGTGGCAGCTCCACGCACTCGAGCACGTTCTCCAGCGGGATGACGTATGTCTCCTCGCCCACCCCGACGGAGAAGCCCTCGATGATGGAGAGGGTGAGCGGCAGGCGCAGGCTGAAGGTGGTGCCCTGGCCGGGCGAGGTGTCCACGGAGATGGTGCCGCGCAGCGACTCCACGTTGCGCTTCACCACGTCCATGCCCACGCCGCGGCCGGACAGCTCGGTGATGCGCTCAGCGGTGGAGAAGCCCGGCTCGAAGATGAGGGCGAAGAGGTCCGCGTCGGAGCGCTGCTCGTCGGGGCCCAGCAGTCCGCGCTCACACGCCCGGGCGGTGATGCGGTCCCGGTCCAGCCCCGCACCGTCCTCGGCCACCTGGATGACGATGGTGCCCGCCTCGTGGAAGGCGCGCAGGGCCAGCGTGCCAGTGGGATCCTTTCCGCGCTCCTGGCGCACCTCCGGCCTCTCCAGGCCGTGGTCCATCGCGTTGCGCACCAGGTGGGTGAGTGGATCGCGGATGAGCTCCGCGACGGTGGTGTCCACCTCCACGTCCTCGCCGCTCACCTCCAACCGCACCAGCTTGCCGGTGGCCATGCTCAGGTCGCGCACCGTGCGCGTGAAGGGCTGGAAGGTGCGGCCGATGGGCACCATCCTCACCTTCATCACCAGCTCCTGCAGGTCCAGGTAGAGCCGGTCCGCCTCGCGGTGCGCCTCCAGCAGTTGCTGAGGCGTGTAGCGGTGCGCCTGCACGAGCATGGAGGTGAGGCGCCCACGCGCGATGGCGATCTCCCCGGTGATGTCCAGCATCCGGTCCAGCCGGTCCAATCCCACGCGAAGGGTGCGCTCGCGGGCGTGAGAGGGCTCGGACTGCTCGGAGCCGGACTCCCGCGCGACACGCTCCATGCCACCCCCTCCCGAGGGCGGGGCCATGGGCCGGGCGGCCTTCACCGTGCTGTCGAGCAGGGCGTGCACGTCCCTGGCCGGCAGACGCAGGTCGGGCTCGGCCACGGGCCGCAGGCCCACCAGCTCGCGCATCGCGTCCACCGACTGAAGCAGCAGGGTGCCCAGTCCCGAGTGCAGCACCAGCGCGCCCGCTTCCAGCCGGGTGAGCAGGTCCTCGAGCGTATGCGCCAGCTCCACCGCCTCGGAGAGGCCCATGACGGCCGCTCCGCCCTTCAGGGTATGCACCGTGCGAAAGACGGCTCGCAAGGTCTCCGGACCGGGAGACGCCTCGAGCGCGAGCAGGTCCTGCTCCAGGCTGGTAAGCTGCTCCTCCGTCTCGGTGAGGAAGACAGCGTGGACCTTCTCCAACTCGGGCTTCATCTCCCCGCGTCGAGAGCAATCCCCACGCCAATGTCCGCTGGTGGACAACTCCCTGGAATCACAAACAGGGGTTGCTCAACGACGACCCGGATCCAAAACATGGATTCTAGATTCTAGATTTTGGACGAAAGGCCCAGGCGCTTGAGCTTCTGGTACAGCGAGCTGCGCGGAATGCCCAGACGCTTGGCCGCCCGCTCCACGTGCCCGCCCTCGTCGGCGAGCACCCGCTCGATGTGGCGGCGTTCCACCTCCCGCAGCGTCAGGTCCAGCTCCGAGCGCCCGGAGGAGAGAGCGGCTCCTGGCTCCACGGGGGAGGGAGCGAGAGCTCGCGCGAGGAGATGGTCGAACCGCAGGTCGTCCGGCCGCAGGACGGGGGTAGAGGAGAGCAGCACTGCGCGCTCCAACACGTTGCGCAGCTCGCGCAGATTGCCGGGCCACGAGTAGGAGCGCAGGGCGGCCTCCGCCGTGGGTGACAGATCCAGCCCGGGGCGTCCCAGCTCGCGGGAGAGCCGCGCGAGCATATCCCGGGCGATGACGAGGATGTCCTCGGGCCGCTCGCGCAGCGCGGGGATGAACAGGGGCAGGGTGCTGATGCGGAAGTACAGGTCGCTGCGGAAGCGGTGGGCGCGCACGGCCTCGACCAGGTTCTGATGGGTGGCGGCGATGAGGCGCACGTCCACCGAGCGGTCCTCCACCTCGCCCAGCCGGCGGAAGCGCTTCTCCTCCAGCACCTTGAGCAGCTTGGGCTGCACCTGGAGGTCCATGTCCCCAATCTCGTCGAGGAACACGATGCCGCGGTGGGCCACCTCCAGCAGGCCCTGCTTGCGACTGACGGCGCTGGTGAAGGCCCCGCGCTCGTGACCGAAGAGCTCCGTCTCGAGGAACTGCGGTGACAGCCCCGCGCAGTTGAGCTGGACCCGAGGGCCTCCGCCGCGGGGGCCGTGCAGGTGCAGCCACGTGGCGAGCACGCCCTTGCCGCTGCCCGTCTCCCCCTGGATGAGGACGGGGCTGTCGCTGTCCAGCACGGCGCGCGCGGTGGACTCCAGCTCGCGGATGGCGCGGCTCTGGCCGAGGAAGGGGTTGAGGGCCTCGGGACAGCTCGCGGCGAGTGCCTGCTGCTGGCGGCGCGTCCGCTGGGCCTCCAGCAGGCGCTCCACCATCATCAGCAGGGTGGACAGCTCCACCGGCTTGGGCAGGAAGTGCTCCGCGCCCTGCTTGATGACCTGGATGGCGGTGTCGATGGAGACATGCGCGGTGAGCACCAAGACGGGGATGGACGGGTCCACCGCCCGCATCTCCGGGAGCAGGTCGAGCGCGGTGCCATCCCGCAGGCGGTAGTCGAGAAGCACCAGGTCCGGCCGGCAGCCGCGGAAGAGCTCGCGGGCCTGGCGGCAGCCCTCCGCCTCGACGACCTCCATTCCGTGCGCCTCGAGGAAGTGGCGGATGCCGAAGCGGACCGTCGGCTCATCATCGACCACCAGAATCCGTCGCTGCATTCAGCGCCCCCTCGGCAGGGAGGCACACGCGGACCTCGGCGCCCCCCTCGGGCCGGTTGCCCACGGAGACCGAGCCACGATGTTCCTCCACGATACGTTGGACGATGGAGAGGCCCAGACCCACCCCCCCTGGGCGCTGGGAGTAGAAGGGCTCGAAGACGCGCGGCAGCTCCTCGGGCAGGAAGCCGGGACCCTGATCCATCACCAGGCACTCGACCTGGGAGGCATACTCGTCGGCGCTCCTCCGGGCGATGAGCCGCACCGTGCCGCCGTGCGGGGAGTACTGGAGCGCGTTGGCGAGCAGGTTCTGGAACACCTGGGTGAGCCGCCCCGGGTCCATGGGAAGACGAGGCAGGTCCGGAGCCACCCGCAGCTCCACGCGCGCCTCGCACTCGTGGGCGAGGGGGGCGGTGATTGCGACGGCCTCGTCGAGCACGCTGGAGAGCGTACAGGGGTGGAGCTCGGTGGTGCGCGGGCGGCCGTAGGTGAGCAGCCCGTGCATGAGCTGGTGCAGGCGCGACACCTCGCGCCGGAGCATGGAGACGTAGGGCGCGTGCTCGTGTGATGGGCCGAAGCGCGCCTCGAAGGCATCCAGGGTGGCGGAGATGCCGAAGAGGGGATTGCGCACCTCGTGGGCCACGCCGGCCACGAGCGCGCCCATCCGGTGCAGGGTCTCGTTGCGGCGCAGCGAGTCCAGCGCCTCGCGCAGCCGGACCTCGGTCTCGCGGCGGGCGGTGATGTCGCGCACCACCCCCGCGAAGCCGTGAAGCCCGCCGTCCGGCTCCCGCAGCGCGGTGAGGAAGAGGAGGATGTAGAAGCGCGAGCCATCCTGCCGCAACCGCCAGCCCTCGTCCCGCACCTTGCCCTGGGCCTCCGCCTCGTCCATCAGCCGCTGGGGCAGGCCCGCGGTGATGTCCTCCTCGAGGAAGAACATCGAGCAGTGCCGCCCGATGACCTCCCTGGCGGGGTAGCCCGTGACGCGCTCGGCGCCCGCGTTCCAGCTCGCGGTGCGTCCATCCCGCCCGAGCATGAAGAGGCCGGAGTCCTCCACGCTCTCGACCAGGAGCCGGAAACCCTCGCCACAGCCCTCGTGGTCGGGATTCAGGAGCTCACAGGGGAGCCGCGCACCGGACATCGCGCAGATACGGTCCAGGGGTCGATGTGAATGGGTCGACATGGAGGGAGATGAACCGTCGAGGGAAGGTCAATACGCCTTGAAGATGCGATCGGCCGCCACGTCGCGCACCGCCTGGTTGCGCACCGGGGCGAGAGGGGCCGGGCGGGTGGGCATCACCCGCGGAGGAGGGGTGACCGACAGGTCATTCCCCGTGCCCACCTTGAAGAAGGCGACCAGCTGCCGCAGCGCCTCGGCCTGGGCGGACAGCTCCTCGGCGGTGCTCGCCAGCTCCTCGGAAGCCGAGGCGTTGCGCTGCGTCACCTGGTCCACCTGCATCATGGCGCGGTTCATCTGCGTCACGCCCGTGGACTGCTCGCGGCTGGCGTCCGCCATGTCCTGGACCAGCGCCGCCGTCTTCTGGATGGAGGGGACGAGCTCTCCGAGCAACTGTCCGCTCCGCTCGGCCACCTTCACGCTGCCACTGGCCAGCAGGGAGATGTCCTGGGCCGCCGTCCGGCTCCGCTCGGCCAGCTTTCTCACCTCGGTGGCCACCACCGCGAACCCCTTGCCATACTCGCCCGCGCGCGCCGCCTCGATGGCCGCGTTGAGCGCCAGCAGGTTCGTCTGGTAGGCGATCTCCTCGATGATGGAGATCTTCTCCGCGATGGCGGTCATCGCCCCCACCGTCTCCCTCACCGCCTGGCCACTCTCCTCCGCCTGGCGCGCCCCCTTCACCGCCATCTGCTCCATCTGGCGGTGGTTCTCGCTGTTCTGGGTGAGGGTGGCGGACATCTGTTCGAGCGAGGCCGTCGTCTCCTCCACACTGATGGCCTGCTCGCTGGTCCCCTGGGAGAGGGACTGGCTGGAGGCGGAGACCTGCGAGGAGGCCTCCGCGAGCGCGGCTGCTCCCCCTCGCACCTCGCCGATGACCTGCGCCAGCTTCTCCGACATGCGCTTCATCACCTGCAGCAGGCTCCCCTCGAGAGCGCCCCGGGTATCGAGGGTCATGGTCAGGTCTCCCTCGGAGATCCGGCGGGCGATCTCCGCGACGTGGTCCGGCTCGCCTCCCAGCTTCCGGAGAATCCCCCGGGTCATCATCGCGCTGATGACCAATTGCACGGCGAACGCGGTGATGAGCACGAACAGCAGCGCCAGGAACGTCTCGACCCGCTCCGTCTCCCGCTCGACGGCCGCCTGCGTGCGCCTGTCGAGCATCGAGAAGAACTCGTCGATGGGCCGCAGGATGGTCGCCTTGTTCGCGTGATAGGCCTCGTCGTGCATGAGCCGCGCCGCCAGGGAGGGAGCCGGCTCGCGGTGGACGGTGAAGTTTCCGCTGCCGTCCTCGTAGAGCCCCTTCACGGCGTTCATGGCGATGGACTCGGTCCTGACGAGCGCGTTGGAGCTGCGCTCCGCCTCGGAGAGCTTGCCAAGCTCCTCCTGGGTGAACCCCAGCTCCTTCATCATCTGGACCAGGGAGATCCGCCGACCATCGGGGCGTGGCTTCTCGCCGTTGCGAACCGCGAGCACATCCCAGTACATGCGCTCGTACCGGGCGTCGCCGGTGACCACGTACGTGCGCGCGAACCGCGTCAGGTCGTCTGACGACTGACGGAGCTCATCGGCCACCTGGTACGAGGCATAGCGGATGTACTCCTGCTCCCGGGCCCGCTGCGCCCCTCGGAACAAGAGGACGGAGACCGCAATGAGGGAGAAAAGGAAAAGCACGTAGAGAGAATGGATGATGATGAGCGATTTCTTGACGGTCACCGCACACTCCGGGCGGATGGCGGCTCGGGCCGCACCCGCTCGCGTCAAGAGCAATCCCTACGCCAGCATCCGGCAGGCGACAAACGCCCGGAACCACACCCGGGGCCCTCCCACGTGCGGTTGGGATCCGACGGCTGGAGTCTGGAGTCTGGATTCTGGACGGACTCATTCCCCCGAAGGGAAACACACGCGGACCTCGGCGCCCCCCTCGGGCCGGTTGCCCACGGAGACCGAGCCACGATGTTCCTCCACGATACGTTGGACGATGGGGAGGCCCAGACCCACCCCCCCTGGGCGATGGGAGTAGAAGGGCTCGAAGACGCGCGACAGCTCCTCGATTGGGAAGCCGGGACCCTGATCCCTCACCACACACTCCACCCGGGGGGGCCCGTCGTCCACGAGGCGCCGTGCGGTGAGCCACACGGTGCCACCGCGCGGGGAGTGCTGGAGCGCGTTGGCGAGCAGGTTCTGGAACACCTGGGTGAGCCGCCCCGGGTCCATGGGCACGGGGGGAAGGCCGGGCTCCACGTGCAACTCCACGCGTGCCTCACGCTCGTGGGCGAGGGCGGCGGTGGCGTCCATGGCCGCGTCCAGCACACTGGAGAGCATGCGGGGTTGGAGCTCGGTGCTCGGAGGGCGGCCGTAGGTGAGCAGTTCCTGCATGAGCACGTTGAGGCGTGACACCTCGCGCCGGAGCAGGGAGAGGGAGTGCGCGGTCACCTGGGGATGACCGGGCTGCGCCTCCAGGACGTCGAGCGTGGCGGAGATGCCGAAGAGGGGGTTGCGCACCTCGTGGGCCACCCCCGCCAGGAGCTCGCCCACCCTGGACAGGGATTCACTGCGCCGGAGCGACTCCAACGCCTCGTGGAGCCGGGCCTCGGTCTCGCGGCGCGCGGTGACGTCGCGTGTCAGCTTGGCGAAGCCGCGGAGCTCACCACCGGGGCCGCGCAGCGCGGTGAGGACGACGTGGGCGTAGAAGCGCGAGCCGTCCGCGCGCACCCGCCAGCCCTCGTCCCGGGCCTTGCCCCGCGCCTCCGCCGCGCGCAGCAGCCACCGGGGCCGGCCCTGGGCGACGTCTTCCTCGGCATAAAGGACGGAGAGGTGCCGCCCGAGGATGTCCTCGGCGCGATGGCCCTTGATGCGCTCGGCGCCCCCGTTCCAGCTCGCGATGCGGCCGTCGGGGTCGAGCATGAAGAGCGCGGCGTCCTCCACGCTCTCGACCAGGAGCCGGAAGCCCTCGTCGCGGTCGAGGCTGGCGGGCGTCTCGAAGCCCGTGAAGGGAGACACGCCGTGGTCACAGCGGCACAGCCCCTCGAGGGATGTCTCCTCCGTCGTCACGGAGAGCCTGTCTGGGAGGCAGAACGGGTGAAGCGGCATGAGAAGAAGATGAACCGCTGGAAGGGGGCGGGTCCCTCCCACCTGCCCGTCCGCCCGCTGGGGAGGGGACCTGGGATTGCCCACCGCCGAGCGGCCATGCCAAGAAGGCCACATGTCCTTCCTGCACCAGGCCCTCGTCTTCCTGGCCGCCGCGGTCGTCTCCGTTCCCCTCTTCAAGCGGCTGGGCCTGGGCTCGGTCCTCGGCTACCTGACGGCGGGCGTGGTCATCGGACCGTGGGGAGCGGGGCTCATCTCGGACGTGGAGAACATCCTCCACTTCGCCGAGCTGGGCGTGGTGCTGCTGCTCTTCGTCATCGGGTTGGAGCTCCAACCTTCGCGCCTGTGGGAGCTGCGCCGGTCGGTGTTCGGCCTGGGCGGGGTGCAGGTGGTGGCCACGGGGGCCCTGCTCGCGGGGGTGGGGCTGCTGCTCGGGCTGCGGCTGCCCACCGCGCTCATCGCCGGGCTGGGGCTGTCGCTGTCCTCCACGGCCTTCGCCCTGCAGCTGTTGGCGGAGAAGAACGAATTGCCCACGGAGCACGGGCGGGCCGCCTTCGGCATCCTGCTCTTCCAGGACCTGGCCGTCATCCCGCTGCTGGCGCTGCTGCCCTTCCTCGGGGAGCCCATCACGCGCGCGACGCAGCCCGGGTGGGTGTCGGCGCTCCAGGTGGTGGGTGTGCTGGCCGGAGTCATCCTGGGAGGCCGCTACGTGCTGCGGCCCCTCTTCCGCTTCGTGGCCTCGCTGCACAGCCAGGAGCTGTTCACCGCCACGGCGCTGCTGCTGGTGGTGGGCACCGCGCTGTTGGTGAGCCAGGTGGGGCTGTCCATGGCGCTCGGGGCCTTCCTGGCCGGCGTGCTGCTGGCGGACTCGGAGTACCGCCACGAGTTGGAGGCGGACATCGAGCCCTTCAAGGGCCTGCTGCTGGGCCTCTTCTTCATCGCGGTGGGCATGTCGGTGAACATCGGCCTGCTCGCCAGCGGCCCCGTGCGCGTGGTGGCGCTGGTGCTCGGGCTGGTGCTGCTCAAGGCGCTGGTGCTCTACGCCCTGGGGAAGTGGACCTTCAAGAGCGACGAGCCCGCCCTCAGCATGGCGGTGGTCATCTCACAGGGCGGTGAGTTCGCCTTCGTCCTCTTCGGGCTCGCGGTGGGCTTCCGGGTGATGGAGCGCGAGCTGGCGGATCTGCTGGTGGTGGTGGTGAGCCTCTCCATGGCCGTCACCCCGGTGCTCTTCGTCCTCTATGCCCGCTTCGTCCGGCCCCGCTTCCACAAGACGGAGAAGCGCGCGTTCGACGTGGCCCCCGACGAGGACCATCCCGTCATCATCGCGGGCTTTGGACGCGTGGGGCAGGTGGTGGGCCGGCTGCTGCGCGCCAAGCGCATCGGCTTCACCGCCCTGGACTCCAGCCCCGAGCACATCGACTTCCTCAAGCGCTTCGGCAACACGAAGCTCCACTACGGCGACGCCTCGCGATTGGAGCTGCTGCGGGCCGCGCGCGCGGACAAGGCGAAGCTCTTCGTGCTGGCCATCGACGACGTGGCGGCGTCGCTGCGCACGGCGGAGACGGTGCGCCAGCACTTCCCGCACCTCACCATCTTCGCGCGGGCCCGCAACCGGCAGCATGCCTACGGGCTGCTGAACCTGGGCATCACCCACGTCATGCGCGAGACGTACGCGGGCAGCCTGGAGATGACGGGAGAGATTCTACAGGAGCTGGGGCTCACCTGGTCACAGACCAAGACCACGCTGGACCGCTTCCGCGAGCACGACGAGGCCCTGCTGCTGGCCACCTACAAGCACCACCGGGACGAGAAGAAGCTCGTCGAGATGGCGAACCAGGCGCGCAAGGAATTGGAGGAGATCTTCGAGAAGGACGAGCAGAAGAAGCCCGCTTGAACGGCGGAAGGGCGGCCCGCCTCCAGGACGAGCCGCCCTCCCCTTCAGCAATGCCCTACCTCAATAGCAGAGGTAGTTGTCGTCCCACGTGTGCGGATCCGCGTCCTCGTACACCTGGGTGCACTGCATGCCGGCGATGGGGCCCGCGGAAGACCAGGAGAACTGGAACGGGCTGCTGGTGGGCACGCAGAGGTAGTTGTCCGTCCAGGTGTGCTCGGCCGGCTCGGAGGCCTCGTGGATCTGCGTGCAGCGCATGCCGGAGATGGGCCCGGCGCTGCTCCACTGGAGGCCGTGGTTCACGGGCGAGCACAGGTAGTTGTCCGTCCAGGCATGGGGATCCGAGGTCTCGAGGAAGTGGACGCAGGACTGGCCCGGGAGGGCCCCCGCCTGGGACCAGGTGAACTCGGGCAGCTGGGCGATGGCCTGCCGCAGGTTGGGCAGACGGCCGATGTTGCGGGAGTCGGCGGCCTGCGGGGTGCCCGTGGAGGCGAGGAGGCTCCGGACGTAACGCGGCTCCAACGCGCCCTTGCCGCGCGCGAGGGCCACGCCCTGGAGGTTGGCCACGGAGGCGGTGACGATGGGCGAGGCGCTGGAGGTGCCGCTGAAGGAGGAGGTGTAGTACTGGTTCTCGCCGTAGGCGGAGCCGAACAGGTCGCCATAGCCCAGCGACGTCACGCGCTCGCCCCAGCCGTGCACGTCCACGCGGGAGCCGAAGTTGGTCCAGCACATGGGGACGCGGGTGGTGGCGGTGCTGGCGCCCACGAGGATGGCGCCCGAGTCGCGGACCGCGCGGTTGAAGAGGTTGCCGTACACGGGTTCATCCAGGTTGACGCTGCCGTTGCCGGCGGCCTCCACCACGTGGGTGCCATTGGCGGTGGCGGTGGCGATGGCGTCGAAGTTGGCCTGCCAGTACTCCATGGCGATGTAGTTGCACTGGGTGGTGTTGCAGGTGCAGGCCGTGCTGTCGGCGGGGCCCTGGGCGTGCAGCTCGATGAGCACCACGCCCCCGCGGCCCACGGCGGCCGCGGCGTTGGCGATGGCGCTCGCGGTGCTCTGGCCGCCGATGCCCTCGTAGCCAGCGGAGGCCTCGTGGGCGATACCGGTGACCCCGTAGCCGTTGGGCGCGCCCACCATCTCACCCAGCACCGCGGTGCCGTGGTTGCGCCAGGAGAGATCGGAGTACTGGGTGCCGCCCATGCGGAAGAGGCCGGGCATGTCCTCGTGGGCCGTGTTCCAGCCGCCCTCGACGTCGACGATGCGCACGCCCGCGCCCTTGCCGCCGGGCACCGTCCAGGAGTAGCGCGCGTCCACGCCACCCGGGGCCGCGTCCAGGTAGCCCTGGCGACTCTCGTAGCTGGACGTGGCGGGCGGGATGTCGGCCGCCGCCAGCAGCCCCGAGGCGAGCAGGGAGCCGAAGCCCACCATCGCGGGCTCCGCGGGAGGCTCGGCGTAGGCCACCTCCACGCTGTCCAGGGCATTGAGCCGCTCGATCATGTCCTGCACGCCGTCGGCGGTGGTGCCGGGCAGCAGCGGCACCTCGACGTAGAGGCCCAGGTCCGCCAGCTGGCGGCCACCGCGCTCCTCGCCCGAGCGCTTGAGCTCGGCCAGGGAGGCCTCGTCCTGCTTGAAGAGACGCGTCGGGGCGCCCGCGCGCGGCACCCGCGCCAGCAGGTCCGACGCGGAGGAGAGATCCCTGGCGAGCCGCGCGTCATCGAGTCCGCGGCGAGCCAGGAGCGAGCGCTCCTCGGGGCCGCGCTCGGAGGCGAGGGCCACCAGCCGGCCGTCGCGCGGACGCACCCGGGTGCCCTCGTGGAACTTCACCACCAGACGCTCCACATACATGCCCCGAGGCAGCTCGGCGCCCCGGGACTTCACCGCGGCGGCGCGCGGCACCAGCTCCTTCGCCGCGGCTTGCGCGTCGGGAATGGCCGTCAGCGACAGGCCCAGCGCCAGGGTGTGCAGGATGCGTCCCTTGAATACAGCTTGCATGCGTTGCCCTCATTTCGTGGGTGATGCAACGGCGCGGGAACGACTGGCGTCCGCGCCGCGAAGCACACTGGCATGCCTGTCTGACATGGATTTTTGTTTGGAATTGTCTTGACGGACTCGAGACCTTCCGGGTTCGGAGCGAAATGCCCGCTGGCGGAAGCTCGCCCGAATTCAGTGCTGGGCAGGAGCGCGCGTGTTGGCGAGGCTGGGGCCCGTGGACACCCTGCCCGACCCCCAGGAACTCGAGCCCCTCCTCTCCGCCGCGCTGGCGCTGCCCGCGCTGAAACCCCAGGCCGCCCGGCTCGAGCGGCTGCTGCGGGACTACGCGCGCGGCCTGGAGCGCAAGGACGCCCCCCTCTCCGTGGCCCTCGTCGGCGCCACGGGCGCGGGCAAGTCCACCCTGCTCAACGCGCTGGCCGGCCAGTCGCTCGCGCGCGAGGGGGAGGACCGCCCCACCAGCTCCGCCGCCACCCTCTTCGCCCCCGAGGGCGCGGGGCTCGACGACCTGGCCCAGACAGGCGCGAAGGTGGTGCGCTACACGCCGGGCCCCCGGGGGCTGTGGAGCGGCCAGGTGTTCATCGACACGCCGGACCTCAACAGCGTGGCCACCGTGCACCGCGAGGTGGCGCGAGCGGCCCTGGAGCGCGCGGACGTGGCGCTCGTGGTGATGCACCGGGGGAGCGTGGCCGAGGCCACCCAGGTGGAGTTCCTCTCCGAGTTCGCCCGGCGCCGGGCACTCGTGTTGCTCGTCAACTTCGCGGACGAGCTGTCCCCCGAGTCACGTGAGGCCCTGAAATCCCAGTCGCGCCGGCTGGCGGCGGAGCAGTACGGGCTGCCGCTGGAGTCCGTGCCCGTCTTCGCCATCAGCGCCCGGGCGGCGCAGCGGGGGGAGGATCCCTCGGGCGAGTTCGGCGCCCTGCTCTTCCATCTCAAATCCCTGGCCACGCAGACGGTGGCCGAGCGGGTGCGGCGCACCAACGCCCGGGGTGTGTTGGAGGAAATCACCACACGGGTGGAGGGCGCGCTGAAGGAGACGGAGGACACGCTGGCGCGGACGCGGGGCGCGCTGGAGTCGGGCCTCGCACGTGCCTCCGAGTCGCTGAAGGCGGACTTCGACGGGCGGCTGGGGCTGGCGCAGGGCCACCTGGGCTCGGAGGTGCGGAGCCAGGCGGCGGGGCGCTTCTGGGGCCCGGCGGCGTGGGGCATGCGGCTCTCGTACGTGGGGGCCGGGGGACTGGGAGCGGCGACGCTGGTGGCGCGGCGGAGCCTGCCGGTGGGGCTGGCGGTGGCGGCGACCTCGACGGTGCTGGACGCGGTGCGGGACAGGACGCGGGCGCGAGCGGCGGAGACGGCGGTGGTGGAGCCCTTCGAGGACGACCTGGCGGTGGAGTCGGCCGCGCGCACCGCGCTGGTGGAGGCGCGGAGTCTGGCGCACGCGAGCGGGCTATCGCCGGAGACGCTGGGCCTGCCGGACGTGGAGACGTTGCTGGCGGAGCTGCGGTCGGCGCGCGCGAGCGCCTGGCGCTACACGCTCACCACGGCGGTGGCCGAGACGGTGTCGCGCTGGTGGCGCACGGCGCGCTGGCTGCTGCTGCCCCTGGTCAACCTGCCCCTGCTGGCACTCATGGGCCACGTGGGCTACCGCGTGGTGCGCGCGTACGTGGAGGGCCCGCTGCTGGGAGTGGACTACTTCCTCAACGCGGGGGCCCTGTTCGCGCTGCTCGCGGGGGCGGGGGCGCTGCTCACCTCGTTGAGTCTGGCGGGCACCACCCGCGCCGTGCGCCGCGCGGGCCTCGAGCGCTTCGTCGCGCTCCTGGGGGCGCTCGGGGGCAGGCTGGGAGAGTCCATCCAGGAAAGCCTTCTCAAAGAGCGAGAAGCCGCCCGTAACATCTTACGATTCCGCTAAACAACAGACAGAAACTCTGTACCCGCGTCCGGGGTAGGCAGGGGGGCAGGGGTATGGCCATCATGTTGCCGTTGTTGCTCTAAATCAGACAGGCAAGACTCACGCTCGAAGCCCTGTCCATCTCTCGCACTCCGGCGGTTCATTCCATCGCGCCTCCGGGAGCATCGACGAGCATCCACTCCCATCGCGTTTCTGACTGTCCTGGGGAGGCAGCCAGACATGATCAAGAACCACAGCAGTGCCTTGCGCTCGATTCCGCCCACCGGAGTCCCGGGCCCTTCCAACAACGAGCTCGGGC contains:
- a CDS encoding monovalent cation:proton antiporter-2 (CPA2) family protein, which encodes MSFLHQALVFLAAAVVSVPLFKRLGLGSVLGYLTAGVVIGPWGAGLISDVENILHFAELGVVLLLFVIGLELQPSRLWELRRSVFGLGGVQVVATGALLAGVGLLLGLRLPTALIAGLGLSLSSTAFALQLLAEKNELPTEHGRAAFGILLFQDLAVIPLLALLPFLGEPITRATQPGWVSALQVVGVLAGVILGGRYVLRPLFRFVASLHSQELFTATALLLVVGTALLVSQVGLSMALGAFLAGVLLADSEYRHELEADIEPFKGLLLGLFFIAVGMSVNIGLLASGPVRVVALVLGLVLLKALVLYALGKWTFKSDEPALSMAVVISQGGEFAFVLFGLAVGFRVMERELADLLVVVVSLSMAVTPVLFVLYARFVRPRFHKTEKRAFDVAPDEDHPVIIAGFGRVGQVVGRLLRAKRIGFTALDSSPEHIDFLKRFGNTKLHYGDASRLELLRAARADKAKLFVLAIDDVAASLRTAETVRQHFPHLTIFARARNRQHAYGLLNLGITHVMRETYAGSLEMTGEILQELGLTWSQTKTTLDRFREHDEALLLATYKHHRDEKKLVEMANQARKELEEIFEKDEQKKPA
- a CDS encoding S8 family peptidase, with the protein product MQAVFKGRILHTLALGLSLTAIPDAQAAAKELVPRAAAVKSRGAELPRGMYVERLVVKFHEGTRVRPRDGRLVALASERGPEERSLLARRGLDDARLARDLSSASDLLARVPRAGAPTRLFKQDEASLAELKRSGEERGGRQLADLGLYVEVPLLPGTTADGVQDMIERLNALDSVEVAYAEPPAEPAMVGFGSLLASGLLAAADIPPATSSYESRQGYLDAAPGGVDARYSWTVPGGKGAGVRIVDVEGGWNTAHEDMPGLFRMGGTQYSDLSWRNHGTAVLGEMVGAPNGYGVTGIAHEASAGYEGIGGQSTASAIANAAAAVGRGGVVLIELHAQGPADSTACTCNTTQCNYIAMEYWQANFDAIATATANGTHVVEAAGNGSVNLDEPVYGNLFNRAVRDSGAILVGASTATTRVPMCWTNFGSRVDVHGWGERVTSLGYGDLFGSAYGENQYYTSSFSGTSSASPIVTASVANLQGVALARGKGALEPRYVRSLLASTGTPQAADSRNIGRLPNLRQAIAQLPEFTWSQAGALPGQSCVHFLETSDPHAWTDNYLCSPVNHGLQWSSAGPISGMRCTQIHEASEPAEHTWTDNYLCVPTSSPFQFSWSSAGPIAGMQCTQVYEDADPHTWDDNYLCY
- a CDS encoding GTPase, with the translated sequence MLARLGPVDTLPDPQELEPLLSAALALPALKPQAARLERLLRDYARGLERKDAPLSVALVGATGAGKSTLLNALAGQSLAREGEDRPTSSAATLFAPEGAGLDDLAQTGAKVVRYTPGPRGLWSGQVFIDTPDLNSVATVHREVARAALERADVALVVMHRGSVAEATQVEFLSEFARRRALVLLVNFADELSPESREALKSQSRRLAAEQYGLPLESVPVFAISARAAQRGEDPSGEFGALLFHLKSLATQTVAERVRRTNARGVLEEITTRVEGALKETEDTLARTRGALESGLARASESLKADFDGRLGLAQGHLGSEVRSQAAGRFWGPAAWGMRLSYVGAGGLGAATLVARRSLPVGLAVAATSTVLDAVRDRTRARAAETAVVEPFEDDLAVESAARTALVEARSLAHASGLSPETLGLPDVETLLAELRSARASAWRYTLTTAVAETVSRWWRTARWLLLPLVNLPLLALMGHVGYRVVRAYVEGPLLGVDYFLNAGALFALLAGAGALLTSLSLAGTTRAVRRAGLERFVALLGALGGRLGESIQESLLKEREAARNILRFR